In one Umezawaea sp. Da 62-37 genomic region, the following are encoded:
- a CDS encoding DUF1996 domain-containing protein, with the protein MTRSQGRHSFSRRAKLTAGMTGLALTVGLAVAFTTTGDQGEARADGADKSLFVDITTVKPNVKAPKAQQDASTGTFTVDCGLNENKHFNGDNFIAAPGVDNGAEHLHDYVGNLTTDADSSDQSLQAGGTTCGNGDKSAYFWPVIRIDKGEAEAAAGGDAAADEEAPAVGDPTTGNQNGRQKENGQQGGDQRNGQNGQQDKPQGFQRDNGQNDNDNQQQRNGQQNKQGQGAKDQAAEDSTAADPNADANAGKDSDAAQNEADLGEDAAEDLPGNDGVIQEPQAADITFRGSPVGDVVAMPKFLKILYGDAKRSINGDKNTKASWTCAGFEDKVLLDKYPICPNGAAVKRIHDFPGCWDGKNTDSANHRDHVAFADANGKCGNGFQAIPQLRITLTYDIPADVQQNAQYKVDSFPAEEHDPFSDHDDFANVMSDQIMNRLVGCINGGKSCKE; encoded by the coding sequence ATGACGCGTTCCCAGGGACGGCATTCCTTCTCCCGCCGCGCGAAGCTGACAGCCGGAATGACCGGATTGGCACTCACGGTTGGTCTGGCCGTCGCGTTCACCACCACCGGGGACCAGGGGGAGGCTCGTGCCGATGGCGCGGACAAATCGCTGTTCGTCGACATCACCACCGTCAAGCCCAACGTGAAGGCCCCGAAGGCCCAGCAGGACGCGTCCACCGGCACGTTCACGGTCGACTGCGGGTTGAACGAGAACAAGCACTTCAACGGCGACAACTTCATCGCCGCCCCCGGGGTGGACAACGGCGCGGAGCACCTGCACGACTACGTGGGCAACCTGACCACCGACGCGGACTCCAGCGACCAGAGCCTCCAGGCCGGTGGGACCACCTGCGGGAACGGCGACAAGTCGGCCTACTTCTGGCCGGTCATCCGGATCGACAAGGGCGAGGCGGAAGCGGCGGCGGGTGGTGACGCGGCAGCCGACGAGGAAGCGCCTGCCGTCGGCGACCCCACCACCGGAAACCAGAACGGCCGGCAGAAGGAGAACGGCCAGCAGGGCGGCGACCAGCGCAACGGCCAGAACGGGCAGCAGGACAAGCCGCAGGGCTTCCAGCGCGACAACGGCCAGAACGACAACGACAACCAGCAGCAGCGCAACGGCCAGCAGAACAAGCAGGGCCAGGGCGCGAAGGACCAGGCGGCCGAGGACTCCACGGCGGCCGACCCGAACGCCGACGCGAACGCGGGCAAGGACTCCGACGCCGCCCAGAACGAGGCCGACCTGGGTGAGGACGCGGCGGAGGACCTCCCCGGCAACGACGGCGTGATCCAGGAGCCGCAGGCCGCCGACATCACCTTCCGCGGCAGCCCCGTCGGCGACGTGGTCGCGATGCCGAAGTTCCTGAAAATCCTCTACGGCGACGCCAAGCGCTCCATCAACGGCGACAAGAACACCAAGGCCTCCTGGACCTGCGCGGGCTTCGAGGACAAGGTGCTCCTCGACAAGTACCCGATCTGCCCGAACGGCGCGGCGGTCAAGCGGATCCACGACTTCCCCGGCTGCTGGGACGGCAAGAACACCGACAGCGCCAACCACCGCGACCACGTCGCGTTCGCCGACGCCAACGGCAAGTGCGGCAACGGTTTCCAGGCCATCCCGCAGCTGCGCATCACGCTCACCTACGACATCCCGGCCGACGTGCAGCAGAACGCGCAGTACAAGGTCGACTCGTTCCCGGCCGAGGAGCACGACCCGTTCTCCGACCACGACGACTTCGCCAACGTGATGTCCGACCAGATCATGAACCGGCTGGTCGGCTGCATCAACGGCGGCAAGTCCTGCAAGGAGTGA
- a CDS encoding Imm1 family immunity protein translates to MIEAHYSVAVEGDRSWLGQVDELRRGEDVRRLLDRLTGPRGDNALLIHTDRPTLDSGYPDHEVTVGVRGDRGAILFADNNTGTWVTLGEGPARRTAYAGIEFPTHCEIPVPSLVSAIEEFLLTGERPTGVPWQQAR, encoded by the coding sequence GTGATCGAGGCGCACTACTCCGTCGCCGTCGAGGGCGACAGGAGTTGGCTCGGCCAGGTCGACGAACTGCGCCGGGGTGAGGACGTCCGACGGCTGCTGGACCGGCTCACCGGTCCCCGCGGCGACAACGCGCTGCTCATCCACACAGACCGCCCCACGCTGGACTCCGGTTACCCGGACCACGAGGTGACGGTCGGGGTGCGGGGCGACCGCGGCGCGATCCTCTTCGCCGACAACAACACCGGCACGTGGGTCACGCTGGGCGAGGGCCCGGCGCGGCGGACGGCCTACGCGGGGATCGAGTTCCCCACCCACTGCGAGATCCCGGTGCCGTCGCTCGTCTCGGCCATCGAGGAGTTCCTGCTCACCGGCGAACGCCCGACGGGAGTGCCGTGGCAGCAGGCCCGGTGA
- a CDS encoding PucR family transcriptional regulator ligand-binding domain-containing protein, protein MVLVRALLGMPELRLRLRSGGDLLDRPVTRLYGTELPDPARYLSGGELVLSGLLWHREAADCEVFVSSLAHAGVAALAASEVESRELPTALLEACLRHGVPLLEVPVDLSFATITERVVLELAAERVGDAGTMLGRHRRLLTVVAEGLPALVEAGARELGAACSVLSTTGRLVAGVEVDQPAALVRDFLRADRLPKVVRGTTLLPVAERGGGRLTNWILAAAGDKSDDEVAAELASLVALERSRIAQGRVIENRSTGPLLRLVLDGSAGPGELRSRVSAAGFDPDAPLRVLAVSASDRRVDLAAAVLEELVAEIAPRALVGAVGSEVYALAPADVDRPADVARRALRALEPGLDSTRLLVGISSPTGVAGLRGAIEEASHARRLGEARTGRTCVVAGEEIALHQLLLAGVPEELRSSVRRRLLGAVLDYDAEHGTDLVGTLRVFLDGSGSWTTAAAELHVHVNTLRYRIGRVQELLGVDLGDFTTRVDLYLALQVGPGRS, encoded by the coding sequence GTGGTGCTTGTGCGAGCCCTGCTCGGAATGCCGGAGCTGCGCTTGCGCCTGCGGTCCGGCGGCGATCTGCTCGACCGGCCCGTGACCAGGCTCTACGGCACCGAACTACCCGATCCGGCACGCTACCTCTCCGGCGGCGAGCTGGTGCTCTCCGGACTGCTGTGGCATCGGGAAGCCGCAGATTGCGAGGTGTTCGTCTCCTCGCTGGCGCACGCGGGCGTGGCGGCGCTGGCGGCCAGCGAGGTCGAGTCGCGGGAGCTTCCCACCGCCCTGCTGGAGGCCTGCCTCAGGCACGGCGTGCCGCTGCTGGAGGTGCCCGTCGACCTGTCGTTCGCGACCATCACCGAACGGGTGGTGCTGGAGCTGGCGGCCGAACGGGTCGGCGACGCGGGCACGATGCTCGGACGGCACCGCAGGCTGCTGACCGTGGTCGCGGAAGGCCTTCCCGCGCTGGTCGAGGCGGGTGCCCGCGAACTGGGCGCGGCCTGTTCGGTGCTGTCCACGACCGGCAGGCTGGTCGCGGGCGTCGAGGTCGACCAGCCCGCGGCGCTGGTGCGCGACTTCCTGCGGGCCGACCGGCTGCCCAAGGTCGTCCGCGGCACGACGCTGCTGCCGGTGGCCGAACGCGGCGGCGGCAGGCTGACGAACTGGATCCTGGCCGCGGCGGGCGACAAGTCCGACGACGAGGTCGCCGCCGAGCTGGCCAGTCTGGTCGCGCTGGAGCGCTCGCGGATCGCGCAGGGCCGGGTGATCGAGAACCGGTCCACCGGGCCGCTGCTGCGGCTGGTGCTGGACGGCTCGGCCGGACCGGGGGAGCTGCGGTCGCGCGTCTCGGCCGCGGGCTTCGACCCGGACGCCCCGCTGCGCGTGCTCGCGGTCTCGGCGTCCGACCGCCGCGTCGACCTCGCCGCGGCCGTGCTGGAGGAACTGGTCGCCGAGATCGCCCCGCGCGCGCTCGTCGGCGCGGTCGGCTCCGAGGTGTACGCGCTGGCGCCCGCCGACGTCGACCGGCCCGCCGACGTGGCGCGGAGGGCGTTGCGCGCGCTGGAACCCGGCCTCGACTCCACCCGGCTGCTGGTCGGGATCAGCTCACCGACGGGTGTCGCCGGGCTGCGCGGCGCGATCGAGGAGGCGTCGCACGCGCGCAGGCTGGGGGAGGCGCGGACCGGCCGCACCTGCGTGGTGGCGGGCGAGGAGATCGCGCTGCACCAGCTGCTCCTGGCGGGCGTGCCGGAGGAACTGCGCTCCTCGGTGCGGCGCAGGCTGCTGGGCGCGGTGCTGGACTACGACGCCGAGCACGGCACCGACCTGGTCGGCACGCTGCGGGTGTTCCTGGACGGCTCGGGCTCGTGGACGACCGCCGCGGCGGAGCTGCACGTGCACGTGAACACCCTGCGCTACCGGATCGGGAGGGTGCAGGAGCTGCTCGGGGTCGACCTCGGGGACTTCACCACCCGTGTGGACCTGTACTTGGCCCTCCAAGTAGGGCCCGGAAGGTCGTAG
- the uraH gene encoding hydroxyisourate hydrolase codes for MTISTHVLDAQRGGPATGIAVRLERADGTLVSSGETGADGRITGWDATEAGVYRLVFDTGAISSFFPEVVLAFRVADPAEHHHVPLLLSPFAYSTYRGS; via the coding sequence GTGACGATCTCCACCCACGTGCTGGACGCGCAGCGCGGCGGACCCGCCACCGGGATCGCCGTGCGGCTGGAACGCGCGGACGGAACGCTCGTGTCGTCCGGGGAGACCGGCGCCGACGGCCGGATCACCGGCTGGGACGCCACCGAGGCCGGTGTCTACCGGCTCGTGTTCGACACCGGCGCGATCTCGTCGTTCTTCCCCGAGGTCGTGCTGGCGTTCCGCGTCGCCGACCCCGCCGAGCACCACCACGTGCCGCTGCTGTTGTCCCCTTTCGCGTACTCGACCTACCGAGGCAGCTGA
- a CDS encoding FAD binding domain-containing protein, whose product MDFLRPNTFAEALAVKAEQPEAVPIAGGTDVMVELNFDHRRPSALLDLTRITELREWSTVDGRLRVGSGVPYTRIIEQLGGQLPGLAMASRTVGSPQIRNRGTVGGNLGAASPAGDTHPVLLAGDAVIEVASTRGTRMIPAAEFYLGVKRNALEPDELIAAVHLNAEPGPEQFAKVGTRNAMVIAVCSFAIALHPAEKRVGAAVGSAAPTPRHATAAEEFLAGELDWDAPKPLLDSVKRRFGELVAEAASPIDDVRGSAAYRKHALAVLARRTLGWAWQDHLGKETRECA is encoded by the coding sequence ATGGACTTCCTACGCCCCAACACCTTCGCCGAGGCGCTGGCCGTCAAGGCCGAGCAGCCCGAGGCCGTGCCGATCGCCGGTGGCACGGACGTGATGGTGGAGCTGAACTTCGACCACCGCAGGCCGTCGGCGCTGCTCGACCTGACCCGGATCACCGAGCTGCGCGAGTGGTCGACGGTGGACGGGAGGCTGCGCGTCGGGTCCGGCGTGCCGTACACCCGGATCATCGAGCAGCTCGGCGGACAGCTGCCGGGACTGGCGATGGCGTCGCGCACGGTCGGGTCGCCGCAGATCCGCAACCGCGGCACCGTCGGCGGCAACCTCGGCGCCGCCTCCCCTGCCGGTGACACGCACCCGGTGCTGCTGGCGGGCGACGCCGTGATCGAGGTGGCCTCCACCCGCGGCACCAGGATGATCCCGGCCGCCGAGTTCTACCTCGGCGTGAAGCGCAACGCGCTGGAGCCCGACGAGCTGATCGCCGCCGTGCACCTGAACGCCGAGCCGGGGCCGGAGCAGTTCGCGAAGGTCGGCACCCGCAACGCGATGGTGATCGCCGTGTGCTCGTTCGCGATCGCCCTGCACCCCGCCGAGAAGCGGGTCGGCGCGGCGGTCGGGTCGGCCGCCCCGACTCCCCGGCACGCCACCGCCGCCGAGGAGTTCCTGGCGGGCGAGCTGGACTGGGACGCGCCGAAGCCGCTGCTGGACTCGGTGAAGCGCCGGTTCGGCGAGCTGGTGGCGGAGGCCGCGAGCCCGATCGACGACGTGCGCGGCAGCGCCGCGTACCGCAAGCACGCACTGGCCGTGCTCGCCCGCAGGACGCTGGGCTGGGCGTGGCAGGACCACCTGGGCAAGGAGACCCGCGAATGCGCGTGA
- a CDS encoding 2Fe-2S iron-sulfur cluster-binding protein: MRVNVTVNGEQRQADDVWEGESLLFLLRERLGLPGSKNACEQGECGSCTVYLDQVPVCSCLVAAGQAQDREVRTVEGLADGDRLDPVQEAFVEAGAVQCGFCTPGLVVAAHDLLDRVPKPSDPEIREALAGNLCRCTGYEKILDAVRLAAARR; encoded by the coding sequence ATGCGCGTGAACGTGACCGTCAACGGCGAGCAGCGCCAGGCCGACGACGTCTGGGAGGGCGAGAGCCTGCTGTTCCTGCTGCGCGAGCGGCTGGGTCTGCCGGGGTCCAAGAACGCCTGCGAGCAGGGCGAGTGCGGCTCGTGCACGGTGTACCTGGACCAGGTCCCGGTGTGCTCGTGCCTGGTGGCCGCGGGTCAGGCGCAGGACCGCGAGGTGCGCACGGTCGAGGGCCTCGCCGACGGCGACCGGCTCGACCCCGTGCAGGAGGCGTTCGTCGAGGCGGGCGCGGTCCAGTGCGGGTTCTGCACACCCGGTCTCGTGGTCGCGGCGCACGACCTGCTCGACCGCGTCCCGAAGCCCAGCGACCCGGAGATCCGCGAGGCGCTGGCCGGGAACCTGTGCCGCTGCACCGGGTACGAGAAGATCCTGGACGCCGTGCGGCTCGCGGCGGCCCGCCGATGA